One genomic window of Capricornis sumatraensis isolate serow.1 chromosome 15, serow.2, whole genome shotgun sequence includes the following:
- the BAMBI gene encoding BMP and activin membrane-bound inhibitor homolog, which produces MDRHSSYIFIWLQLELCAMAVLLTKGEIRCYCDAAHCVATGYMCKSELSACFSRLLDPQNTNSPLTHGCLDSLASTADICQARQARNHSGSPLPSLECCHEDMCNYRGLQDVLTPPKGEASGQGNRYQHDGSRNLITKVQELTSSKELWFRAAVIAVPIAGGLILVLLIMLALRMLRSENKRLQEQRQQMLSRLHYSFHGHHSKKGQVAKLDLECMVPVSGHENCCLTCDKMRQADLSHDRILSLVHWGMYSGHGKLEFV; this is translated from the exons GTGAAATCAGATGCTACTGTGATGCAGCCCACTGCGTGGCTACTGGTTACATGTGTAAATCTGAACTGAGCGCCTGCTTCTCCAGACTCCTGGATCCTCAGAACACCAATTCCCCGCTCACCCATGGCTGCCTGGACTCCCTGGCAAGCACAGCGGACATCTGCCAAGCCAGACAGGCTCGCAACCACTCCGGCAGCCCCTTGCCCTCTTTGGAGTGCTGTCACGAAGACATGTGTAACTATAGGGGGCTACAGGATGTCCTCACCCCACCCAAGGGGGAGGCCTCAG GACAAGGGAACAGGTATCAGCACGATGGTAGCAGAAACCTCATCACCAAAGTACAGGAGCTGACGTCCTCCAAAGAGCTGTGGTTCCGGGCGGCGGTGATCGCAGTTCCCATCGCTGGGGGGCTGATCCTGGTGTTGCTAATTATGCTGGCCCTGAGGATGCTGCGGAGTGAGAACAAGAGGCTGCAGGAGCAGCGGCAGCAGATGCTCTCACGCTTGCACTACAGCTTCCATGGACACCACTCCAAAAAGGGGCAGGTGGCGAAGTTGGACTTGGAGTGCATGGTGCCGGTGAGTGGCCATGAGAACTGCTGTCTGACCTGTGATAAGATGAGGCAAGCCGACCTCAGCCACGACCGCATCCTGTCGCTTGTGCACTGGGGCATGTACAGCGGGCACGGGAAGCTGGAGTTCGTATGA